The following coding sequences are from one Lolium rigidum isolate FL_2022 chromosome 6, APGP_CSIRO_Lrig_0.1, whole genome shotgun sequence window:
- the LOC124663432 gene encoding IN2-2 protein-like produces MPDGRLYLLFLSSQKVIAGFGGAAVLPWIPRVGRWPAAGSVADRAVRAAAHPIKTWRPPFSVLGDYRRSPLSVLRLHGSNVQGSAIGGDVEERIVTRTPHQVRDPVGHPCAAGPSACEASLRRLGVDHIDLYYQYHIDTTISIEAVEKQVRGTLVVVNDEQFSGKKSEFNTSNAKLMCTTYVICSMDWSAYDESRYDMLETTYHDAWHKVNNPGIASFAVINY; encoded by the exons ATGCCCGACGGGAGGCTCT ACCTTCTGTTTCTTTCCTCGCAGAAGGTGATCGCCGGATTCGGTGGTGCCGCAGTTCTCCCGTGGATCCCTCGTGTCGGGAGATGGCCGGCCGCAGGCAGCGTAGCAGATCGTGCAGTCCGTGCAGCAGCACATCCTATCAAGACGTGGCGGCCACCCTTCTCCGTCCTCGGCGACTACCGCCGGTCTCCCCTCAGTGTCCTCCGCCTCCACGGCAGCAACGTCCAGGGCAGCGCGATCGGCGGTGATGTCGAGGAGAGGATCGTCACCAGGACGCCT CACCAGGTTCGGGATCCAGTGGGACACCCATGTGCGGCTGGCCCGAGTGCGTGCGAGGCCAGCCTGCGCCGTCTTGGCGTCGACCACATCGACCTCTACTACCAGTATCACATAGACACTACAATCTCCATCGA GGCTGTTGAAAAGCAGGTGAGGGGCACTTTGGTAGTTGTGAACGATGAACAATTTTCAG GGAAGAAAAGTGAGTTCAATACTTCAAATGCTAAATTGATGTGTACCACATACGTCATTTGCTCGATGGACTGGAGTGCCTATGATGAGTCGAGGTACGACATGCTAGAAACAACTTACCATGATGCATGGCATAAAGTAAATAATCCTGGTATTGCAAGTTTTGCAGTAATTAACTATTGA